In Gossypium arboreum isolate Shixiya-1 chromosome 5, ASM2569848v2, whole genome shotgun sequence, a single genomic region encodes these proteins:
- the LOC108471499 gene encoding class V chitinase CHIT5b-like: MAFAPAVKAAYWPSDSTFPPSAIDTSLFSHIHCAFLMPSNVTYKFEISNSTALLMSKFTTTLGHMNPPPATLFSIGGGGSDSLLFSRMASKPKSRKAFIASAMEVARKFGFDGMDLDWEYPNNPKDMKNLGHLFKEWRRAIKVEAKVTCRAPLLLTAAVYFSVEVNLNGVYRKYPANSMDKNLDWVNVMCFDYHGGWNTSVTGAHAALYDSSSNVTTSYGLRSWIKAGVARSKLVMGLPLYGRSWQLKDPSFHEIGSAAVAVGPGDNGTMTFLEIEEFNKKNGAIVVHDMDSVSTYSYVGSSWVGYDDDITATLKIGFAQALGIRGYFFWALGSDSEWKISKQASRAWILDE, encoded by the exons ATGGCGTTTGCACCGGCTGTCAAAGCAGCTTATTGGCCTTCAGATTCAACCTTCCCACCATCAGCCATAGATACATCCTTGTTTTCTCATATTCACTGTGCTTTTCTCATGCCAAGCAACGTCACCTACAAGTTCGAAATATCAAATTCAACAGCCCTACTGATGTCAAAATTTACTACCACCCTGGGCCACATGAATCCTCCGCCCGCAACCCTTTTCTCTATCGGCGGTGGCGGTTCCGATTCCCTTCTATTTTCTCGCATGGCTTCAAAGCCAAAGTCACGTAAAGCTTTCATAGCTTCAGCTATGGAGGTGGCACGAAAGTTTGGGTTTGATGGGATGGACTTGGACTGGGAATACCCCAACAACCCGAAAGATATGAAGAACTTAGGTCATTTGTTCAAGGAATGGCGACGAGCTATCAAAGTTGAGGCTAAAGTAACATGCCGAGCACCTCTACTTCTCACGGCGGCCGTGTACTTCTCAGTTGAGGTTAACTTGAATGGAGTCTACCGAAAATACCCAGCGAACTCTATGGATAAAAATCTGGATTGGGTTAACGTAATGTGTTTCGATTATCATGGAGGATGGAACACTTCAGTGACAGGAGCTCATGCAGCGCTTTATGACTCGAGCAGTAATGTGACTACGAGTTATGGGCTTAGATCATGGATCAAAGCTGGGGTGGCTAGAAGCAAGCTAGTTATGGGACTACCACTTTATGGAAGAAGTTGGCAACTAAAGGATCCAAGTTTTCATGAGATTGGATCAGCCGCTGTTGCAGTAGGGCCAGGAGATAACGGAACGATGACATTTCTGGAGATAGAGGAGTTCAATAAGAAGAACGGTGCCATTGTAGTACATGACATGGACAGTGTATCGACATATTCTTATGTTGGTTCATCTTGGGTTGGATATGATGATGATATAACAGCGACGTTGAAGATTGGGTTTGCACAAGCACTTGGAATTCGTGGCTATTTCTTTTGGGCTCTAGGCTCTGATAGTGAGTGGAAAATCTCTAAACAAG CTTCAAGAGCGTGGATTCTTGATGAATGA
- the LOC108471279 gene encoding DNA replication licensing factor MCM5-like gives MRPEDRVAIHEAMKQQTISIAKAGITTVLNSRTSVLAAANPPSGRYDDLKTAQDNFDLRTTILSRFDLIFIVKDVSLYDQDKIIASHIIKVHSSAQAASGDIRASKEENWLKRYIQYCRSECHPHLSEAACAKLQSDYVDIRREMRQQANETGEAAAIPITAMQLEAIIRLNESLAKMKLSHVATESDVTEALRLFKVCTMDAACSGINQHIHITPDMANDIKQAENQIKRRLGIGNHISERSLIDDLTRMDMNESMVRRAILIMHQRGEVECQRERHIIVRKV, from the exons ATGAGACCAGAGGATAG GGTTGCAATTCATGAAGCTATGAAGCAACAGACAATATCTATTGCCAAAGCAGGAATAACGACTGTTCTCAATTCTAGAACTTCAGTACTTGCAGCTGCTAATCCTCCTTCTGGACGTTATGATGATCTTAAG ACAGCACAGGATAATTTTGATTTACGGACTACAATTCTTTCAAGATTTGACTTGATCTTCATTGTCAAAGATGTCAGTCTGTATGACCAAGACAAG ATCATAGCAAGTCATATCATAAAAGTTCATTCATCTGCTCAGGCAGCCTCAGGTGATATTAGAGCTTCTAAAGAAGAGAATTGGCTGAAAAG GTATATACAGTATTGCCGATCAGAATGCCACCCTCACCTTTCAGAAGCTGCATGTGCTAAGCTTCAGAGTGATTATGTTGATATCAGAAGG GAAATGAGGCAGCAAGCAAATGAGACTGGAGAAGCTGCTGCAATCCCCATCACTGCGATGCAGTTAGAGGCCATCATAAGGTTAAACGAGTCTCTTGCAAAAATGAAATT GTCACATGTTGCCACTGAAAGTGACGTAACTGAAGCATTAAGACTTTTCAAAGTTTGTACAATGGATGCAGCATGCTCTGGAATAAACCAACACATTCATATCACTCCTGATATGGCTAATGACATCAAG CAAGCAGAAAACCAGATAAAGAGAAGATTGGGAATTGGAAATCACATATCCGAAAGATCATTGATTGATGATCTTACTAGAATGGATATGAATGAGTCAATG GTAAGAAGAGCCATTTTAATTATGCATCAGAGAGGTGAAGTTGAATGTCAACGTGAAAGGCATATTATTGTTCGTAAAGTATGA
- the LOC108470891 gene encoding uncharacterized protein LOC108470891 isoform X3 has product MPPRASKRKSAPPNSSSVTSSDGRSVSSKAKIKGLEKIDRLFNTYANSSLGMIDPEGIEALCSDLGVDYTDVRILMLAWKLKAEKQGYFTQDEWQTGLKALGVDSLSKLKKALSDLEKEVEKPSNYEDFYTYAFRYCLTEEKQKSVDIESICELLNLVLGVQFRPQIDSLIEYLKVQNDYKVINSDQWINFLRFCKEHLKSVLAARMKKN; this is encoded by the exons ATGCCTCCTCGCGCATCTAAGCGAAAATCTGCCCCACCCAATTCCTCATCCGTCACATCATCCGACGGTCGTTCTG TCTCAAGTAAAGCTAAAATAAAGGGGCTGGAAAAAATAGATCGCTTGTTCAATACATATGCAAATAGTTCCTTGGGCATGATTGA TCCAGAAGGTATTGAAGCACTCTGTTCAGATCTAGGAGTGGACTACACTGATGTGAGGATATTGATGCTCGCTTG GAAACTAAAAGCTGAAAAGCAGGGCTATTTTACCCAG GATGAGTGGCAAACAGGCCTTAAAGCATTGGGGGTTGATTCACTTAGCAAACTAAAGAAGGCGCTCTCTGATTTGGAGAAAGAG GTGGAGAAGCCATCCAATTATGAGGATTTCTATACCTATGCATTTCGATACTGCTTGACAG AGGAGAAACAGAAGAGTGTGGACATAGAAAGCATCTGTGAATTGTTGAATCTTGTTCTAGGGGTTCAATTTCGTCCTCAGATTGATTCACTAATTGAATATCTGAAG GTCCAGAATGATTACAAAGTAATAAATTCAGACCAGTGGATAAATTTTCTACGTTTTTGCAAGGAG CATTTGAAGTCAGTGTTGGCTGCCAGAATGAAGAAAAACTAA
- the LOC108470891 gene encoding uncharacterized protein LOC108470891 isoform X1, with protein MPPRASKRKSAPPNSSSVTSSDGRSVSSKAKIKGLEKIDRLFNTYANSSLGMIDPEGIEALCSDLGVDYTDVRILMLAWKLKAEKQGYFTQDEWQTGLKALGVDSLSKLKKALSDLEKEVEKPSNYEDFYTYAFRYCLTEEKQKSVDIESICELLNLVLGVQFRPQIDSLIEYLKVQNDYKVINSDQWINFLRFCKEVNLLEMYKFANFNFSFAAITQYHKIFFPSAFEVSVGCQNEEKLRKENDM; from the exons ATGCCTCCTCGCGCATCTAAGCGAAAATCTGCCCCACCCAATTCCTCATCCGTCACATCATCCGACGGTCGTTCTG TCTCAAGTAAAGCTAAAATAAAGGGGCTGGAAAAAATAGATCGCTTGTTCAATACATATGCAAATAGTTCCTTGGGCATGATTGA TCCAGAAGGTATTGAAGCACTCTGTTCAGATCTAGGAGTGGACTACACTGATGTGAGGATATTGATGCTCGCTTG GAAACTAAAAGCTGAAAAGCAGGGCTATTTTACCCAG GATGAGTGGCAAACAGGCCTTAAAGCATTGGGGGTTGATTCACTTAGCAAACTAAAGAAGGCGCTCTCTGATTTGGAGAAAGAG GTGGAGAAGCCATCCAATTATGAGGATTTCTATACCTATGCATTTCGATACTGCTTGACAG AGGAGAAACAGAAGAGTGTGGACATAGAAAGCATCTGTGAATTGTTGAATCTTGTTCTAGGGGTTCAATTTCGTCCTCAGATTGATTCACTAATTGAATATCTGAAG GTCCAGAATGATTACAAAGTAATAAATTCAGACCAGTGGATAAATTTTCTACGTTTTTGCAAGGAGGTAAACCTTTTGGAAATGTACAAGTTTGCTAATTTTAATTTCTCATTTGCTGCCATAACTCaataccataaaattttctttCCATCAGCATTTGAAGTCAGTGTTGGCTGCCAGAATGAAGAAAAACTAAGAAAAGAAAATGACATGTAA
- the LOC108472491 gene encoding 60S ribosomal protein L39-3-like, which yields MPSHKTFMIKKKLAKKMRQNRPIPYWIRMRTDNTIRYNAKRRHWRRTKLGF from the exons ATG CCTTCGCACAAGACCTTCATGATCAAGAAGAAGCTGGCCAAGAAGATGAGGCAAAACAGGCCCATTCCTTACTGGATCCGAATGCGCACCGACAACACCATTAG GTACAATGCTAAGCGTAGGCACTGGCGCCGTACCAAGCTAGGGTTCTAA
- the LOC108470891 gene encoding uncharacterized protein LOC108470891 isoform X2, translated as MPPRASKRKSAPPNSSSVTSSDGRSVSSKAKIKGLEKIDRLFNTYANSSLGMIDPEGIEALCSDLGVDYTDVRILMLAWKLKAEKQGYFTQDEWQTGLKALGVDSLSKLKKALSDLEKEVEKPSNYEDFYTYAFRYCLTEEKQKSVDIESICELLNLVLGVQFRPQIDSLIEYLKVQNDYKVINSDQWINFLRFCKEISFPDLENYDATQAWPLILDNYVEWMREKHS; from the exons ATGCCTCCTCGCGCATCTAAGCGAAAATCTGCCCCACCCAATTCCTCATCCGTCACATCATCCGACGGTCGTTCTG TCTCAAGTAAAGCTAAAATAAAGGGGCTGGAAAAAATAGATCGCTTGTTCAATACATATGCAAATAGTTCCTTGGGCATGATTGA TCCAGAAGGTATTGAAGCACTCTGTTCAGATCTAGGAGTGGACTACACTGATGTGAGGATATTGATGCTCGCTTG GAAACTAAAAGCTGAAAAGCAGGGCTATTTTACCCAG GATGAGTGGCAAACAGGCCTTAAAGCATTGGGGGTTGATTCACTTAGCAAACTAAAGAAGGCGCTCTCTGATTTGGAGAAAGAG GTGGAGAAGCCATCCAATTATGAGGATTTCTATACCTATGCATTTCGATACTGCTTGACAG AGGAGAAACAGAAGAGTGTGGACATAGAAAGCATCTGTGAATTGTTGAATCTTGTTCTAGGGGTTCAATTTCGTCCTCAGATTGATTCACTAATTGAATATCTGAAG GTCCAGAATGATTACAAAGTAATAAATTCAGACCAGTGGATAAATTTTCTACGTTTTTGCAAGGAG ATTAGCTTTCCAGATCTCGAAAACTATGATGCAACCCAAGCTTGGCCCTTGATCCTTGATAATTATGTTGAATGGATGAGAGAAAAGCATAGCTAG
- the LOC108471112 gene encoding putative cysteine-rich receptor-like protein kinase 20 — MASKIIFFFLFILFPSQFHLCGAQTLVKAGYWYASGEFPIQDINSALFTHLSYAFADVNALNYQLLIPSASQQYFSTFPTIVKRRNPSVKPLLSIWNGISATGKSIAGENVNDSVLSSMVSASSKRKAFIDSSIKTARRYGFQGIDLFWVWPNSTDLSNIGVLLDEWRAAINSEQIQPGESQLILTLAIRYLPTIEMVSYPIDSIRRNVDWAHVVAYDYHLPTRENFTGLHAALYNPSSNVNTDFGIREWLNKGMPPSKLVLGLPYHGYAWKLVSSQDNAIGAPASGPAVNIDGSMGYKAIKSYIRDYGYGATSVYNATYVVNLLATPTIWINFDDVETIKAKMSYVKEKKLIGFKAFQLSNDDNWVLSRAAQGGENQSNRQQLLLKIILPVSLIVILAVAILYYLRRRKVQSEVEMVLTSIPSPRINAPAAENFGSDASHLQVFKFANIKGATNNFSSANKLGEGGFGPVYKGKLPRGQEIAVKRLSRTSTQGHEEFQNEVTLTARLQHINLVRLLGYCTEKEEKLLIYEFMPNKSLDLYLFDPVRRYVLDWEKRVSIIEGVTQGLLYLQEYSNITVIHRDLKASNILLDYDMNPKISDFGMARLFKKDVNEANTGRIVGTYGYVPPEYVRKGIYSMKYDVYSFGVLLLQIISGKRNTCYYGPQENLNLLEYAYELWSDERGTEFIDTSLDDSSSTCKIMRCMQIALLCVQENPENRPTMLEVFSMLKNASMAATTPRRPAFSVKADKNTGSTSASQQEICSFNDPQISQLEPR, encoded by the exons ATGGCATCCAAAAttatcttcttctttcttttcatcTTATTCCCTTCTCAATTCCACTTGTGCGGGGCACAAACTTTGGTTAAAGCTGGGTACTGGTATGCCAGTGGTGAATTTCCCATACAAGACATAAATTCTGCCTTGTTCACTCATCTTTCATACGCTTTTGCTGATGTGAACGCCTTAAATTATCAGCTCCTTATCCCGTCTGCCTCTCAACAATATTTTTCTACTTTTCCAACCATAGTCAAACGGAGAAACCCATCGGTTAAACCACTGTTATCCATCTGGAATGGAATATCTGCAACTGGAAAATCTATTGCTGGTGAAAATGTTAATGACTCGGTTTTATCTTCAATGGTTTCAGCATCTTCTAAAAGGAAGGCTTTCATTGATTCCTCTATAAAAACAGCTAGGCGTTATGGTTTTCAAGGCATAGACTTGTTCTGGGTCTGGCCTAACAGTACAGATTTGTCTAATATTGGTGTTTTATTAGATGAGTGGCGAGCTGCCATTAATTCAGAGCAGATACAACCAGGTGAGTCGCAATTGATCTTAACACTAGCCATTCGTTACTTGCCAacaattgaaatggtaagttatccAATCGATTCCATAAGAAGAAATGTAGATTGGGCTCATGTTGTGGCATATGACTATCATTTGCCGACAAGGGAGAATTTTACAGGCCTTCATGCTGCTTTGTATAATCCATCTAGTAATGTCAATACAGATTTTGGGATTAGGGAATGGTTAAATAAAGGAATGCCACCTAGCAAGCTGGTTTTGGGTTTGCCTTACCATGGGTATGCATGGAAATTGGTGAGCAGTCAAGATAATGCCATTGGTGCACCAGCTTCAGGTCCTGCTGTCAACATTGATGGTTCCATGGGTTACAAAGCTATCAAATCATATATTCGAGATTATGGTTATGGAGCTACTAGTGTATACAATGCAACTTATGTAGTGAACTTACTAGCTACCCCAACAATTTGGATCAATTTTGATGATGTAGAGACTATCAAAGCAAAAATGTCCTATGTAAAGGAGAAAAAGCTTATTGGTTTCAAAGCTTTTCAGCTTTCCAATGATGATAATTGGGTGCTATCACGGGCAG CTCAAGGAGGGGAAAACCAATCAAACAGGCAGCAGTTGTTGCTTAAAATCATCCTTCCAGTATCTCTCATTGTTATCCTTGCAGTAGCTATACTGTATTATTTGCGTAGAAGAAAGGTTCAATCAGAAG TGGAAATGGTTTTAACAAGCATTCCTAGCCCAAGAATTAATGCACCAGCTGCTGAAAATTTTGGCAGTGATGCTTCTCATTTGCAAGTGTTCAAGTTTGCTAACATCAAAGGGGCTACAAATAATTTCTCAAGTGCAAATAAGCTTGGAGAAGGTGGCTTTGGTCCTGTGTACAAG GGTAAATTACCAAGAGGCCAGGAAATTGCAGTGAAGAGACTTTCCAGAACTTCTACTCAAGGACATGAGGAGTTTCAAAATGAGGTTACATTGACAGCCAGGCTTCAACATATAAATCTAGTAAGGCTGTTGGGATATTGCACAGAAAAGGAGGAAAAATTGCTGATATATGAATTCATGCCAAATAAAAGCTTAGACCTCTATCTCTTTG ATCCAGTCAGGCGGTATGTTTTAGACTGGGAAAAGCGTGTGAGTATCATTGAAGGGGTTACTCAAGGACTGTTGTATCTTCAAGAATATTCGAATATTACGGTGATTCACAGGGATTTAAAAGCTAGCAACATATTACTGGATTATGATATGAACCCCAAGATATCAGATTTTGGGATGGCTAGACTTTTCAAGAAGGATGTAAATGAAGCAAACACTGGTAGGATTGTTGGAACATA TGGCTACGTTCCTCCtgaatatgtaagaaaaggtatATACTCCATGAAGTATGATGTTTACAGCTTTGGAGTTCTTCTTCTGCAAATTATAAGTGGCAAGAGGAATACATGTTATTATGGCCCACAGGAGAACTTAAACCTTCTTGAATAT GCATATGAGTTGTGGAGTGATGAAAGAGGGACAGAGTTCATCGATACATCACTTGATGATTCATCTTCAACTTGTAAAATCATGAGATGCATGCAAATCGCATTGCTTTGTGTGCAAGAAAATCCAGAGAATAGACCAACCATGTTAGAAGTTTTCAGTATGCTTAAGAATGCTTCAATGGCGGCAACTACGCCTAGAAGGCCAGCTTTCTCTGTAAAAGCAGATAAAAATACGGGAAGTACGTCTGCATCACAACAAGAAATTTGCTCTTTCAATGACCCTCAGATTTCACAATTGGAACCCCGATGA